The Flexibacter flexilis DSM 6793 DNA segment CTTCGGGAACACTTACGTTGCAACGCAGCATAACATTAAACCACCCAGACAATAGTGTGTCCGTAATGACGCTGAACGGCGCGGGTACTTTTGATCTCAATGGTCAAACCGTGCAGCGCGATGCCAGCGACGCAGGAACTTTGCTTCGTTTGGTGAATGGCACTTTACGCACTAGCGGCTCGGTGATTAATACGGCTATGGGCGTAGGCTTTACGCGCTACAATGCGACAGCCACTGTCAGCGATGAGACCGACACCAGAACCGTAGGCGGCAAAGTAGATTACAGTGGCACAGCTACCGAAAATGTAGAAACATTGACTTACAATAAATTAAGCCTTGCGGGAAGCAATAGTAAATCTATTAGTGGCAGTATTACCGTGAATGATAGCCTTTGGTTAGAAAGCGGCGCAACCGCCGACTTTGGCGCGACTACCAGCGTACTAGACGGTAAAGGTTATATTAAAATTAATGGAGTGGCTACGGGTTCTTCTTCAAGTAAAATTCGCTTGCTGGGTAGTGTGGCTCAGACATTGGTAGCCACTGGTACGGTACGAAATTTGGAAGTGATCAATGCCAATGGAATTACACTTTCGGGCAAACTGACTGTAAACAATGCCCTGACCATTTCGTCGGGTGATCTAACCACAGGCTCAACCGACACGTTGGTATTGGCTTCGGCGGCAACTATTTCCGAAAACATAGACTTTACTACTACCACAGGGGCTGATAGTTATTTGATTGGTAATTTAAAAACTGTAAGAAGCGTAGGCACTGCTGCCGAAACTTTTGGCGGCATGGGTTTTAGCCTTACGGCTGGCGCGGATTTGGGTACGGTGACGGCTATTCGCGTTTCGGGTGCAAACGGCATGATAACCAGCAACGGAAATACGAGCATCAATCGCCACTGGGTGGTTACGCCAACTATTCAGCCAGCGACTGCCGACCGCAATGTTACGTTTACGTGGCCTTCCGACGACGATAATGCCAAATCGCTTACTGCTTTCCAGATGTGGAAAAGTCCAGACGGTGTACAGCCTTACGAGAAATTTGGTTCGGAGCATAATGTAACAACGCATCCTCGTTCAGTAACTGTAAATAACATTGCTTCTTTCTCCACATTTACGGGCACTGATTCCAACGACCCTTTGCCAGTAGAATTACTTTCGTTTGAAGGCCGTAACGTGAACGGCGATGCGTATTTGTATTGGACTACATTGTCGGAGCGCAATAATAAAGGCTTTTTTATCGAAAAATCGTCGGATAGCATGCATTTTTACGAAATTGGTTTTGTGGCAGGAAAAGGCACTTCTTCGGACGTGAATTTTTATTCATTTACGGACAAACAATTTACGGCGGATAGCTACTATCGCCTCAAACAAATGGACATGGATGGCAATTTTGAATACAGCAACAAAGTATTTGTACAAACCAATAAGTCAAGTATTGAAGTGGGTGTTTTCCCGAATCCATTTTCCCAAAATCTTCAATTTGCCCTAAATCAAAACGTGGCACGTGTGACGCTAAGCGTTTATAGCCTTGAAGGTAAACTGATCGGAACGTTTGATGGCTCTGTTGCCGAAGGTAATCAGTATCTTAATACAGAAACTGCTGCTTTAAGCAAAGGTTTGTATTTGGTTCGTTTTGAGGCCGAAGGACTAAACAAAACGGTGAAGATTGCCAAACAATAATTAATTGAACCATTTGGTACAAACATTTAACCTATAAGGCCTCAACAACCTTATAGGTTTTTTTATTGGTTAGCCGAATTGTATTACTTTTGCCACAAAATACCAAACTCATGAGTTTACAAAGAAAAATTGTAGTGATCGCCGCCGTCTTGGGCGGGCTTTCGGTGGCCATTGGCGCATTTGGGGCGCACGCACTCAAAGAAACGCTTTTGCTCAACCAACGCACAGACACTTTTGAGACGGCTGTACGTTATCAATTTTATCACGCACTGGCCTTGCTCATACTCGGCAATTCGGTGCTTTCGATACCCGCCAAGCGTTTGCAAATTATCGCCGCCTTGTTTGTGGTAGGCATTGTTATCTTTTCGGGTTCGTTGTATGTGCTATGCCTGACGGGAATCCGTTGGCTGGGTGCTATTACGCCGCTGGGCGGCACGGCTTTTATTATTGGCTGGATAATTTGGGCAGTTTCGGCAGCTCAAAAGTCTGAACAACAATAGTTTACTTCTTCATGAATTTAATTTTATTTAATAATTTAATCTAAATGTTCAAATCAAAAATGTTGCCTTTGGCGGGTTTGCTCGCCTTGGCTGCTTGTAATAGCAACTCCTTCAAAACTTCCCCAGACGGATTGGAGTATAAATTTTTTACCGAAAATAAAAGCGACCGTAAGCCTGCCGCTGGCGATATGCTTACACTGCATTTTATTGTAAAAAATGACAAAGATTCGGTACTCGACGACTCGCACAAACTCTCGAAGTTGGATTCGTTGATGAAACGTCCCGTGCAACCACGCACCGTAGAACTCCAAAAACCATCGTTCAAAGGCGGTTTGGAGTCTGGCCTCATGATGATGAGCGAAGGCGACAGCGCAGAATTTAAACTACCTGTAGATTCACTTTACAAAGGTGGCCCAGTTCCGCCGATGTTGAAGGCTGGTACTAAAATGGCTTTCGTAGTGAAATTGCTCAAAATCGTGAAATCAACGGAATTGAAGCAAAAAGAAGAAAAAACAATTGATTCGACACTGAACGCCAACAAAGTAGCTTCGCAACGTACTGCTTCAGGTTTGCGTTATGTGATTACTTCGCAAGGAACTGGCCAAAAGCCAAACAATGGTGATGTTGTATCGGTACATCATAAAGTTACATTGCTCAACGATACGGTCACTGTGGTTAATTCATTTGGCAAACGCTCAATGCAATTCCCGTTGGGCAATGCAGCTCAAATGGGTTTACCGCCGTTCTATGACGAAGCCATTGCCTTGTTGCCGTATGGCGGACGTGGTGTGTTTTACGTGCCTTCGTCGTTGGCATTTGGTGGTAAGGGTATTCAAGGACTTATTCCGCCAAACTCGATGCTAACTGCCGAAATTGGCGTACTTACTGCCGAAGAAGGCAAAGCCGAAGCCGAAAAAGTGGCCAAAGAAGAAGCTGAAATGCAGAAAAATCAGCAAGAGGCGATGGGCAAACAAAAGAAAATTGATGATCAAGTAATTAAAGATTACATCAAGAAAGAAAAACTTTCGGGTGTAGAAAAAACAGCCTCAGGCATTTACTATTTGGTTACTAAAAAAGGCAATGGCGCAAAACCAACCGCAGGCCAAAAAGTATCTGTACAATACAGAGGTACTTTGCTTGACGGTAAAGAATTTGACGCATCTAAAGGCAAAGCATTTGAATTTACCATTGGTCAAAGAGAAGTAATCGCAGGCTGGGACGAAGCCATCGCATTGCTCAACGAAGGTTCTAAAGCTACATTGCTAATTCCTTCAGGCTTGGCGTATGGACCAGGCGGCGCAGGCAATGACATTGCTCCTAACTCTGTACTACGTTTTGATGTAGAATTGGTGAAAGTGAGCAAATAAAAAATAGCAAACTGCAAAACAAAAAAAAGGTAAGTGCAACAAGTCGGCACTTACCTTTTTTATTTCACTAAAAAAATCAAATGTAATAACGTACTGTTAAAATTTATAGCGAACGCCGCCCCAGAACCAACGTCCTGTTTGTTGGTAGGCAAATGGCGTGCTACCGCCCTGTTCGTAATGCGTGTCTGCAAGGTTATAAACACGGGCTTCTAAACTAAAACGACCGATTTTGTCCCATATTACGCCAGTGTTCCACAACCCAACGGCATCAACTGTGTAATTAGGGTCTGAGAAGGCCACACCATTCTTGAATGTGTTGCCGATAGGTGAGTGTTGTTTGCCGATATAGCGGTACGAAATATTAAACCAAACATTTTTGGTAAGGTTATAAATAGGGTTAAAATCTGCGATAATATTGGCCGTGAGGCTCGGAACATTATTGATAGATTTGTCCGTTACGCCGTAGTCTTCTGCTGAAATAGCGTATTGCAAACCTGCCACCGCTTTCAGCTTGAAATATTGGCGCAAGTAAGTGATTTCATTTTCCCAACCCCACGATTTGAGGCTGCCCGCGTTGCGATAACGTGGCGCGTCACCTGTAGCAGTAGGGTCACGGAAAATAAAGTCTGTGAGCGAGTTATAAAATACATTGCTCGACCATTGTACCTTTTTGCTGATAGTCCAAGAAGGCGTTAGTTGCCACGAAGACAAATATTCTGGTTTCAAATCCTGAGAGCCTTTATAACTTGCCAACGTATTGTAACGATACCAATACGGGGCATCTACAAACGCGTTTGAGTACGAGGCCTTGATATTAAACGCTGAATTTGCATTGTAAATCAGGGCAATACGTGGGCTGATATTGCCGATGTTCGCACCTTTATGACGGTCTTTGTGGTCGTAGCGCAAACCTGCATTCAGAATTAATTTACTTGTAAAATAATGTTTTACTTGTGCAAATGCGGAATAAATAACTTCCGAACCAGTATCTAACAAACGTCTGTACGAACGGTCTTGTACCGTGAGCAACTCGCCACCTTTGCCCGATAGCTGATAGCTGTCGTAGAGGCTCATGCGGTCAAGTTGTGTACCTCCCAAAATGTCACCGTTCATATTGCCCAGCGTGTATTTTTTACCCAATTGGCCTACAAATCCTTGACTAAATTCACGCCAGCTAATCACGGAATAGGCTGTATCTTTGGGATTGGTAATAATTGCGCTATTTACATTATTCAAATCCATGTAGCCATTGAGACTGTACGACCAGCCATTTTTTAAGGCTTTTTCGTATTTCAAATCAAAGTTTGCAGACGTGGACTGAAGACCAGCACCTACCCCATAATATTTGCGGTATTGGTCATAGTCATATACTTCACCTGTAACACCACCTGCCGAATATGGTTCGGTGTATTTGCCGTTGCGCACAGCACCTAGCATCGAAAATCCTTTGTTACGAAGATTAAAGCCCAAATCAATAGAGGGCAAGTCGCTTACGCGGTCGAGGTAAATATGGCCGTCTTTGGGATTGGTCGAATAGTCGTCTGCTTTACTAACATTGCGTTTTTCGCCATCGGCTTTGTAATAATTTGCCCAAAACATATAGTTGTAGTTGGGTGCAATGCTATCGCCGTACAGTGCCGAAATTTTTTGTTGGCCATAATTGCCTACCATTACTTGCGCTGAGCCGCCTTTTAGGTCATTGCCCGATTTAGTAATAATATTTACAACCGCCGTCAGGGCTACGTTTCCGTAAAGCGAAGA contains these protein-coding regions:
- a CDS encoding DUF423 domain-containing protein, which gives rise to MSLQRKIVVIAAVLGGLSVAIGAFGAHALKETLLLNQRTDTFETAVRYQFYHALALLILGNSVLSIPAKRLQIIAALFVVGIVIFSGSLYVLCLTGIRWLGAITPLGGTAFIIGWIIWAVSAAQKSEQQ
- a CDS encoding TonB-dependent receptor plug domain-containing protein, giving the protein MKKHYLLSGLLVCSSLLPLTTFGQTDTTLINNDLQGLYELSLEQLMQIEIVTASQQKETLSEVPVPVTVITSEMIEHSGSKNLRDLLALFVPNMTSVQDHNEMNIAMRGVYSSSQQKILIMLNGHRLNSRVYSEANPDYSISLDKIKQIEILRGPASSLYGNVALTAVVNIITKSGNDLKGGSAQVMVGNYGQQKISALYGDSIAPNYNYMFWANYYKADGEKRNVSKADDYSTNPKDGHIYLDRVSDLPSIDLGFNLRNKGFSMLGAVRNGKYTEPYSAGGVTGEVYDYDQYRKYYGVGAGLQSTSANFDLKYEKALKNGWSYSLNGYMDLNNVNSAIITNPKDTAYSVISWREFSQGFVGQLGKKYTLGNMNGDILGGTQLDRMSLYDSYQLSGKGGELLTVQDRSYRRLLDTGSEVIYSAFAQVKHYFTSKLILNAGLRYDHKDRHKGANIGNISPRIALIYNANSAFNIKASYSNAFVDAPYWYRYNTLASYKGSQDLKPEYLSSWQLTPSWTISKKVQWSSNVFYNSLTDFIFRDPTATGDAPRYRNAGSLKSWGWENEITYLRQYFKLKAVAGLQYAISAEDYGVTDKSINNVPSLTANIIADFNPIYNLTKNVWFNISYRYIGKQHSPIGNTFKNGVAFSDPNYTVDAVGLWNTGVIWDKIGRFSLEARVYNLADTHYEQGGSTPFAYQQTGRWFWGGVRYKF
- a CDS encoding FKBP-type peptidyl-prolyl cis-trans isomerase yields the protein MFKSKMLPLAGLLALAACNSNSFKTSPDGLEYKFFTENKSDRKPAAGDMLTLHFIVKNDKDSVLDDSHKLSKLDSLMKRPVQPRTVELQKPSFKGGLESGLMMMSEGDSAEFKLPVDSLYKGGPVPPMLKAGTKMAFVVKLLKIVKSTELKQKEEKTIDSTLNANKVASQRTASGLRYVITSQGTGQKPNNGDVVSVHHKVTLLNDTVTVVNSFGKRSMQFPLGNAAQMGLPPFYDEAIALLPYGGRGVFYVPSSLAFGGKGIQGLIPPNSMLTAEIGVLTAEEGKAEAEKVAKEEAEMQKNQQEAMGKQKKIDDQVIKDYIKKEKLSGVEKTASGIYYLVTKKGNGAKPTAGQKVSVQYRGTLLDGKEFDASKGKAFEFTIGQREVIAGWDEAIALLNEGSKATLLIPSGLAYGPGGAGNDIAPNSVLRFDVELVKVSK